The Kordia sp. SMS9 genome window below encodes:
- a CDS encoding ornithine carbamoyltransferase, producing the protein MKKRKHVISLKDLSPQETLDIINRGIEYSEGNVVQGEQLKGKVIGIYFKKTSTRTRTAFTTAALRLGAQVIAYGPNDLQVNTGETMDDTLAVLSRMLDGLVLRTAESPAILRAFANQERMSIVNAMTEDEHPTQALADLTTIKQHFGKLSGLEIVYLGEGNNTTTALALGIAKFPNMKISFFTPQNYNIDPMLLNYAKEEAAKRNTVIEEFHDLSNLPKRADIVYTTRWQTTGTTKPDANWRELFEPFTVTQELMHQFPNAIFMHDLPAHRGDEVEASVIDGVKSIVFDQAENKAHSAKAVLEWCMR; encoded by the coding sequence ATGAAAAAAAGAAAACATGTAATTTCTTTAAAAGATTTGTCTCCTCAAGAAACACTCGATATCATCAACAGAGGTATTGAGTACTCAGAAGGAAATGTAGTTCAGGGAGAACAACTCAAAGGAAAAGTAATCGGTATTTATTTTAAAAAGACTTCTACAAGGACAAGAACGGCTTTTACAACCGCTGCACTACGATTAGGTGCGCAGGTGATTGCTTACGGTCCCAATGACTTACAAGTAAATACTGGAGAAACCATGGACGATACCTTAGCCGTACTTTCTCGAATGTTAGATGGTTTGGTACTGCGAACTGCAGAAAGTCCAGCCATACTCAGAGCATTTGCCAACCAAGAAAGAATGTCCATCGTCAATGCCATGACCGAAGATGAACATCCTACACAAGCACTGGCAGATTTGACCACGATAAAACAACATTTCGGAAAATTATCAGGATTAGAAATTGTGTACTTAGGAGAAGGAAACAATACTACAACGGCCTTGGCATTGGGTATTGCTAAATTTCCAAATATGAAAATCAGCTTTTTCACGCCTCAAAATTACAACATAGATCCAATGTTACTCAACTACGCCAAAGAAGAAGCTGCCAAAAGAAATACGGTTATAGAAGAATTTCACGATTTAAGCAATCTTCCGAAACGCGCAGATATTGTATATACCACACGTTGGCAAACTACAGGTACCACAAAACCAGATGCTAATTGGCGAGAACTTTTTGAACCATTTACAGTAACGCAAGAACTGATGCATCAATTTCCGAATGCAATTTTTATGCACGATTTACCAGCGCATCGAGGCGACGAAGTGGAAGCTTCTGTCATTGATGGTGTAAAAAGTATTGTTTTCGACCAAGCAGAAAACAAGGCACACAGTGCAAAAGCAGTTTTGGAGTGGTGCATGCGGTAA
- a CDS encoding outer membrane beta-barrel family protein has translation MKTPKKLILSNIIFCFLLLQTIQVAAQSTAGTKMEGKITTVKNETLPYANVILFNTSDASMAKGAITDEEGVFVMENIATGNYYVSISVIGFKTYQSEPFMLAPNEKKNFGTIQLEEENIALNAVTVTGKKALIQNKADRVVLNIENSILATGNTALDILNKSPGVSNTNGVLSLVGKTNVLILINGKQTYLSPEQLTTLLESTQSSNIKSIEIMTNPPAKYDAAGNAGIINIIMKKSENEGTNINLNLSYGQGVYRKTNGGIAMNHRNKTVNVFASYDYSDNVNFGTIDIDRFTELSGESLFFTSSSFERYRFKIHNFKIGTDINISPKSTLGFIVSGNYVTGNSKIRARNDIGSQLQQVDSTVIGSTIGRYPNEYLTFNVNYDVKLDTIGSNLNMSYDYTLSNKDESFEFGNRFLDASGTEFRDPNNFRNLTPQDATIHVGKADLSLPLNEKSKLETGLKFSSVETDNILQFDVLEMNGNYVNDATRSNQFVYKEEITAAYVNFNTQFGSYALQAGLRAERTQSNGNSITDGNEVSRTYTNLFPTLSLQKKIDENNSISASYGRRIDRPNYASLNPFVYYIDEYTFRFGNPFLNPQYTDSYTLSYTLKNKYKFDFNYSNTEDVIANIILTDPVTNSISQTDANLNGFQSYSLNVNAPIKIANWWRSYNNFTMFYNQYDSNNIEGAPVQLEQLAWQASSNHTFTIDDRSSAEFRANYISSNVYGVLNLEPFYGIDLGVNRKFLDNNMNVQLSISDILNTWGDRGVFSDQAGSNFDVVRTFDSRVIRLSLTYKFGNVKLKSTNKRGGAQEEKNRLN, from the coding sequence ATGAAAACACCTAAAAAATTAATCTTATCAAATATAATTTTTTGCTTTCTATTGCTGCAAACGATTCAAGTAGCAGCACAATCTACCGCAGGTACAAAGATGGAAGGAAAAATAACAACTGTCAAAAATGAAACCTTGCCTTATGCAAATGTAATCTTATTCAATACGTCTGATGCAAGCATGGCAAAAGGAGCCATCACTGACGAAGAAGGTGTGTTTGTCATGGAAAATATAGCTACCGGAAACTACTACGTTTCTATAAGTGTTATAGGATTTAAAACCTACCAATCGGAACCTTTTATGCTTGCGCCAAATGAAAAGAAAAATTTTGGTACCATACAGCTAGAAGAAGAAAATATTGCCTTAAATGCTGTAACTGTCACTGGAAAAAAAGCACTCATTCAGAATAAAGCTGATAGAGTTGTATTAAATATTGAAAATAGCATATTAGCTACTGGAAATACAGCATTGGACATCTTAAATAAATCACCTGGAGTGAGCAATACTAACGGAGTGCTGAGTTTGGTAGGAAAAACCAATGTATTAATTTTAATCAATGGAAAGCAAACCTATCTTTCACCGGAACAATTGACGACGCTGTTAGAATCTACGCAGTCAAGCAATATCAAATCTATTGAAATTATGACCAATCCTCCTGCAAAATACGATGCGGCAGGAAATGCTGGAATCATTAATATCATCATGAAAAAAAGTGAAAATGAAGGAACCAATATCAATCTAAATTTGAGCTACGGACAAGGAGTATACAGAAAAACAAATGGAGGAATCGCAATGAACCATAGAAACAAAACCGTCAATGTTTTTGCGAGTTACGATTACTCAGACAATGTAAATTTTGGTACTATTGATATTGATAGATTCACAGAATTATCAGGAGAATCGCTCTTCTTTACGTCGTCATCTTTTGAAAGATATAGATTTAAAATACACAATTTTAAAATAGGCACAGATATCAACATATCTCCAAAAAGCACACTAGGTTTTATTGTTAGTGGAAATTATGTCACAGGAAACTCTAAAATTAGAGCTAGAAACGATATTGGATCACAATTACAACAAGTAGATTCAACGGTGATCGGTTCAACAATTGGAAGGTATCCAAACGAATATTTAACATTTAATGTGAATTACGACGTAAAACTTGATACCATTGGTTCCAATCTAAACATGAGTTACGATTACACACTTTCCAATAAAGATGAAAGTTTTGAGTTTGGAAACCGTTTCTTAGATGCAAGTGGCACTGAATTTCGTGATCCTAATAATTTTAGAAACTTAACGCCACAAGATGCAACGATTCATGTAGGAAAGGCAGATTTGTCACTTCCGTTGAATGAAAAATCGAAATTAGAAACTGGACTAAAATTCAGTTCGGTAGAAACGGATAACATACTTCAGTTTGATGTGCTAGAAATGAATGGAAACTATGTAAATGATGCAACTCGAAGCAATCAATTCGTCTACAAAGAAGAAATTACTGCGGCGTATGTAAACTTTAATACGCAATTTGGTTCGTACGCTTTGCAAGCTGGATTGCGTGCAGAAAGAACACAATCAAACGGAAACTCTATAACAGATGGCAATGAAGTCAGTAGAACGTATACTAATCTGTTTCCAACACTTTCATTACAGAAAAAAATAGACGAAAACAATTCGATAAGTGCGAGTTATGGAAGAAGAATTGACCGACCAAACTACGCCTCTTTAAATCCTTTTGTGTATTACATTGACGAATATACATTCCGATTTGGAAATCCGTTCTTAAATCCACAATATACAGATTCGTATACGTTGAGTTATACCTTAAAAAATAAATATAAATTTGATTTCAATTACAGCAACACAGAGGATGTTATTGCAAATATCATACTGACAGATCCTGTGACGAATTCAATCTCGCAAACAGATGCAAATCTGAACGGATTTCAATCGTATAGTTTAAATGTAAATGCGCCAATTAAAATTGCAAATTGGTGGAGAAGTTACAATAACTTTACCATGTTTTACAACCAATATGATTCTAACAATATAGAAGGCGCGCCCGTGCAGTTAGAACAATTGGCATGGCAAGCAAGTAGCAATCATACCTTTACCATTGATGATAGATCGTCTGCTGAATTTAGAGCAAACTACATCTCATCTAATGTATATGGCGTATTAAATCTTGAACCTTTTTATGGTATAGATTTAGGTGTGAATAGAAAATTTCTAGACAATAACATGAATGTTCAATTATCCATCAGCGATATTCTGAATACTTGGGGCGATAGAGGTGTTTTTAGTGACCAAGCAGGCAGTAATTTTGATGTGGTTAGAACCTTTGACAGTCGTGTCATCCGATTAAGTTTAACCTATAAGTTTGGAAATGTAAAACTAAAATCGACCAACAAAAGAGGTGGTGCACAAGAGGAAAAAAATAGATTGAACTAA
- a CDS encoding RNA polymerase sigma factor, with protein sequence MEEKELIDLLKKGDTKAFSLLVDNYQNLIFNVVRRILPKQMDAEDVCQEVFVKIYKGVGSFKQESKLSTWIAKIAYFTALNYLKKNKKNDTHDDLENSFSVEADMDGPDEVLIKKNTTEYVHKLIAQLPEKYCVLLTLYHLEEFSIEEIHQTTGIAKGTIKSHLFRARKLLKDKIKAYLIDDYGGK encoded by the coding sequence ATGGAAGAAAAAGAACTCATAGACTTACTAAAAAAAGGGGATACCAAAGCTTTTTCTTTGTTAGTAGACAACTATCAAAATTTGATTTTTAATGTTGTCAGAAGGATTTTGCCCAAGCAAATGGATGCTGAAGACGTTTGCCAAGAAGTGTTTGTAAAAATTTACAAAGGCGTTGGCAGTTTCAAACAGGAGTCAAAACTGTCTACATGGATTGCTAAAATTGCGTATTTTACAGCACTCAATTATTTGAAAAAAAATAAAAAGAACGATACGCATGATGATTTAGAAAATAGTTTCTCGGTGGAAGCTGATATGGACGGGCCAGATGAAGTATTGATCAAAAAAAATACGACTGAATACGTTCACAAACTCATAGCACAGTTGCCAGAAAAGTATTGTGTATTGCTTACGTTGTATCATTTGGAAGAATTTTCAATTGAAGAAATTCACCAAACCACAGGAATCGCAAAAGGAACTATAAAAAGTCATTTGTTTAGAGCGCGTAAGCTGCTAAAGGATAAAATTAAAGCATATTTAATAGACGATTATGGAGGAAAATAA
- a CDS encoding thioesterase II family protein, whose protein sequence is MKQIENKIKLFCLPFAGGAANMYDQWNTKLAKHIEVCPIHLAGRGNRFTEKPYSNLEEAVNDIFDIVKDDLSESDYAIFGHSMGALLAYELVQKIRKHGRNAPVHVFFSGRKPVHIPKTENFYRDMTALEFQEAVLSLGVTPPEIFKNPELKAIFGPLLLSDFTIAETFVDRPEILPLSCNITALIGQDEEITKEEGAQWKFHTTEQCAVHYMEGGHFFLLDNPQAVIDIINDNLCIEKFAVKY, encoded by the coding sequence ATGAAACAAATTGAAAATAAAATAAAACTATTTTGTTTGCCATTTGCTGGAGGAGCTGCAAATATGTACGATCAATGGAATACAAAATTAGCGAAGCACATAGAAGTATGTCCAATTCATTTGGCGGGAAGGGGAAACCGTTTTACAGAGAAACCTTATTCAAATTTAGAGGAAGCTGTAAATGATATATTTGACATCGTAAAAGATGATCTTTCCGAATCTGACTATGCTATTTTTGGACATAGTATGGGCGCTTTGTTGGCGTACGAATTGGTTCAGAAAATACGAAAACATGGGAGAAACGCTCCTGTGCATGTGTTTTTTTCTGGAAGAAAACCTGTACACATCCCAAAAACAGAAAATTTTTACAGAGATATGACTGCGTTGGAATTTCAAGAAGCAGTTTTATCTTTGGGCGTGACACCTCCTGAAATTTTTAAAAATCCAGAATTAAAGGCAATTTTTGGTCCATTATTACTAAGTGATTTCACGATTGCGGAAACCTTTGTTGACAGACCAGAAATCCTTCCATTATCCTGTAATATTACAGCGCTCATAGGACAAGATGAAGAAATTACGAAAGAAGAAGGCGCGCAATGGAAATTTCATACCACAGAACAGTGTGCCGTACATTATATGGAAGGCGGACATTTCTTTTTGTTAGATAATCCGCAAGCCGTTATTGATATTATCAACGATAATTTATGTATTGAAAAGTTTGCTGTAAAATATTAG